One window of Bacillus sp. THAF10 genomic DNA carries:
- a CDS encoding M20 family metallopeptidase: protein MKDSMIKFLDEQQQSFYDISTYIGENPELGHEEFKSSKILAENLAQHGFQVETGVCGLETAFEATYDSGVPGPIIGFMCEYDALPEIGHACGHNLIGTMGIAAGIATSKVLKETGGKVIVFGTPAEETKGGKVTMAEQGLFDQLDAAMMVHPLHSYVKSGTSLAMDAIQFEFFGRPAHAAASPEQGINALDAVIQTFNGINAIRQHVTSDTRIHGIIPEGGKAANVVPEYAVAQFYVRAKTRGYVNDLVKKVVAIAEGAAMMTGARMEMSHYELSYDNMVTNEGLSDVFTQQLEALGVDSSEIMDNRDGSGSLDMGNVSLVCPAIHPYIKICNELYSCHTTEFRDAALSEQGKEAMMLGAKAMALTAYELLTNPDVLEKIKNEFAKSKK from the coding sequence ATGAAGGATTCAATGATAAAGTTTTTGGACGAGCAACAACAGAGTTTCTATGATATCAGTACATACATTGGGGAAAATCCAGAATTGGGCCATGAAGAATTTAAATCATCTAAAATCTTGGCAGAAAATCTAGCACAACATGGGTTTCAAGTAGAGACGGGAGTTTGTGGCTTAGAAACTGCTTTTGAAGCAACTTACGATAGCGGAGTACCAGGCCCAATAATTGGATTTATGTGTGAATATGATGCATTACCTGAAATCGGTCATGCTTGCGGACATAATTTAATAGGTACGATGGGGATAGCCGCAGGAATCGCAACTAGTAAGGTGCTAAAAGAAACTGGAGGCAAGGTTATTGTCTTTGGAACTCCAGCAGAAGAAACAAAGGGTGGAAAAGTGACCATGGCAGAACAAGGCTTGTTTGACCAACTTGATGCAGCCATGATGGTTCATCCCCTTCATTCGTATGTAAAGAGTGGAACTTCCCTTGCAATGGATGCCATACAGTTTGAATTCTTCGGTAGACCTGCCCATGCTGCTGCAAGTCCTGAACAAGGAATAAATGCACTTGATGCTGTCATTCAAACCTTCAATGGAATCAATGCCATTAGACAGCATGTAACATCTGATACAAGAATTCATGGTATTATTCCTGAAGGTGGGAAAGCTGCAAATGTCGTCCCAGAGTATGCCGTTGCACAGTTTTATGTTCGTGCAAAGACTAGAGGCTATGTAAATGACCTGGTGAAAAAGGTCGTTGCCATTGCAGAAGGTGCCGCCATGATGACTGGCGCGAGAATGGAAATGTCTCATTATGAGCTTTCTTATGACAATATGGTCACAAACGAAGGACTATCAGATGTTTTTACTCAACAATTGGAAGCGCTTGGAGTAGATTCATCAGAAATTATGGATAATAGAGATGGCTCAGGATCCTTAGATATGGGAAATGTTAGTCTCGTTTGTCCAGCCATTCATCCTTATATAAAAATTTGTAATGAATTGTATAGCTGCCATACGACAGAATTTCGAGATGCTGCGTTGAGCGAACAGGGGAAAGAAGCCATGATGCTTGGGGCAAAAGCTATGGCGCTTACTGCATACGAATTACTAACAAACCCAGACGTTTTAGAAAAAATAAAGAATGAATTTGCAAAATCAAAAAAGTAA
- a CDS encoding aminopeptidase, translated as MNAFLHTMEKYADLAVKVGVNIQEGQTLIVNADIATAPFVRLVTKKAYEAGAKLVQIEWTDEEVTRIRYDYAPDQSFGYFPAWKAEMLEKAYSEGAAMLAITSVNPDLLKGVDAEKIASLQKAAGEATKGYRKMVMADKISWSIIAVPSKGWSEKVFPDLPEKEQEEKLWEAIFHATRANLDDPVQAWINHKTKLNEKVEFLNEKKFKALHYRAEGTDLTIELPEKHLWIGPESINEDGVSFIANMPTEEVFTTPLKTGVNGTVRSSKPLNYGGNLIEDFALTFENGRIVSYEAAEGNETLAKLIETDEGSHYLGEVALVPHDSPISNTNLIFYNTLFDENASHHLAIGNAYSFALEGGKKMSDEELEACGANSSITHVDFMIGTSDMDIDGITSTGEKIPLFKKGNWA; from the coding sequence ATGAACGCATTTTTACACACAATGGAAAAATACGCAGACCTCGCTGTAAAGGTAGGGGTAAATATTCAAGAAGGTCAAACATTAATTGTAAACGCTGACATAGCGACTGCACCATTCGTTAGATTAGTGACAAAAAAGGCCTATGAAGCAGGAGCAAAGCTTGTCCAAATTGAGTGGACAGATGAAGAAGTCACAAGGATCCGCTATGATTACGCACCAGATCAATCATTTGGTTATTTTCCTGCATGGAAAGCGGAAATGCTAGAGAAAGCATACTCTGAAGGTGCTGCCATGCTTGCTATCACCTCGGTGAATCCAGACCTTTTAAAAGGAGTCGACGCGGAGAAGATTGCTTCCTTGCAAAAAGCTGCTGGTGAGGCTACCAAAGGGTACCGGAAAATGGTCATGGCCGATAAAATCAGTTGGTCGATAATTGCCGTACCATCCAAAGGCTGGTCGGAAAAAGTATTTCCAGATCTTCCTGAAAAAGAACAAGAAGAAAAGCTTTGGGAAGCCATTTTCCATGCTACTAGAGCTAATCTTGATGACCCAGTGCAAGCATGGATCAATCATAAAACTAAATTAAATGAAAAAGTAGAGTTTCTAAACGAAAAGAAATTCAAAGCACTTCACTACCGAGCTGAAGGCACCGATTTAACCATTGAGCTTCCTGAAAAACATTTGTGGATTGGACCAGAAAGCATCAATGAGGATGGAGTATCCTTTATCGCAAATATGCCAACAGAAGAAGTCTTTACCACTCCTTTGAAAACTGGCGTCAATGGAACGGTGAGAAGCTCTAAGCCTCTAAACTATGGTGGTAATCTAATTGAAGACTTTGCACTTACATTTGAAAACGGCCGCATTGTTTCCTACGAAGCAGCAGAAGGTAATGAAACGCTTGCAAAATTAATAGAAACAGATGAAGGGTCGCATTACTTAGGAGAAGTAGCATTAGTTCCACATGACTCACCAATTTCCAATACCAATCTAATTTTTTATAATACCTTATTTGATGAAAATGCTTCCCATCATTTAGCAATTGGGAACGCCTACTCCTTTGCTCTAGAGGGTGGCAAGAAGATGTCTGATGAAGAACTAGAAGCTTGTGGAGCAAATTCTAGCATTACTCACGTAGATTTTATGATTGGTACTAGTGATATGGATATTGATGGGATTACGAGCACTGGTGAAAAAATACCCTTGTTTAAAAAGGGGAACTGGGCATAG
- a CDS encoding AraC family transcriptional regulator, whose product MGVGLLCAIHGVFYDIAPSWSVEKAKGLDTLVFVTEGVVNYKIGSEIVRLEKGDLLYIPASFEREWSNDEHVSHKKYAVVFEKMEQPFSDEELFFYKPRKSGYYEQRLAFLYEQWLGGRILFQEISENILSELLLLISQEKAEWQTSPVKESTVRELQEFVLANYRRNITIEELADIVDVTPNYVTVIFKEVLDITPIQYLHQLRINSASHLIKATNMSIKEVSEYLGYCDQSYFNRMFKKHMGFPPSQIKSKMQKA is encoded by the coding sequence ATGGGAGTGGGGCTCTTGTGTGCGATTCATGGCGTTTTTTACGATATCGCCCCTTCTTGGAGCGTAGAAAAAGCGAAGGGATTAGACACCCTCGTTTTTGTAACAGAAGGAGTAGTAAACTATAAAATCGGAAGTGAGATAGTGCGACTCGAAAAGGGAGATTTGCTATATATCCCTGCAAGCTTTGAGCGAGAGTGGTCTAATGATGAACATGTTTCTCACAAAAAATATGCGGTTGTTTTTGAAAAAATGGAACAACCGTTTTCTGATGAAGAACTATTTTTCTATAAGCCAAGAAAATCAGGATATTATGAACAACGACTTGCTTTTTTATATGAACAGTGGCTAGGTGGGAGAATCCTATTTCAAGAAATCTCTGAAAATATCCTTTCAGAGCTTCTTCTTTTAATTTCGCAAGAAAAAGCAGAATGGCAGACATCTCCTGTAAAAGAATCGACTGTTAGAGAGCTTCAGGAGTTTGTTTTAGCGAACTATCGAAGAAACATTACCATAGAGGAATTAGCTGATATAGTTGATGTCACACCTAATTATGTAACGGTCATATTTAAGGAAGTGTTAGATATTACTCCTATCCAATATCTTCATCAGCTGCGAATAAATTCAGCTTCACATTTGATCAAAGCAACGAATATGTCAATAAAAGAAGTATCAGAGTATTTAGGGTACTGTGATCAATCTTATTTTAATCGAATGTTCAAAAAGCATATGGGATTTCCGCCATCGCAAATAAAAAGTAAAATGCAAAAAGCTTAG
- the dat gene encoding D-amino-acid transaminase → MKIFWNDTIVDKNDVKVDFEDRGYQFGDGVYEVVNIYDGIPFTFTEHLERLYRSAHEVGMKIPFTQKELKQHLTNLIQANDMKKGGLYLQITRGVAPRTHHYDETLKPILIAYPLPFTDVLPTQKSGVKAITGEDLRWLRCDIKSLNLLYNVMMKQKASQAGVTETILIREDTVTEGTLSNIFIVKANVVKTHPANNKILNGITRTKLLQIMDEHGWKYETTPFSSAELLQADEVFLTSTTSEVMPIIQVDDTVYHNGKPGPITLKLQQAFREAVKIEVQTTEKA, encoded by the coding sequence ATGAAAATATTTTGGAACGATACTATTGTTGATAAAAATGACGTGAAGGTTGATTTTGAAGACAGAGGCTATCAATTTGGAGATGGCGTATATGAGGTTGTAAATATTTATGATGGTATTCCATTTACGTTTACCGAGCATTTAGAAAGACTTTACCGTAGCGCACATGAAGTCGGAATGAAAATACCCTTCACCCAAAAAGAACTAAAACAGCACCTAACCAATCTCATCCAAGCAAATGACATGAAAAAAGGCGGGCTATATTTACAGATTACTAGAGGGGTGGCACCTAGAACACATCACTATGATGAAACCTTAAAACCCATCCTTATTGCCTATCCATTGCCTTTTACAGATGTCCTGCCGACACAGAAAAGTGGGGTAAAGGCCATTACTGGCGAAGACTTGCGTTGGCTTCGTTGTGATATTAAGAGCTTAAACCTTCTCTATAATGTGATGATGAAACAAAAGGCATCCCAAGCAGGGGTAACTGAAACTATTTTAATCAGAGAAGATACAGTAACAGAAGGAACATTATCTAATATTTTCATCGTGAAAGCTAATGTGGTAAAAACGCATCCTGCAAACAACAAAATTTTAAATGGAATCACAAGGACGAAGCTACTACAAATTATGGATGAACATGGGTGGAAATATGAGACTACCCCTTTCTCTAGTGCAGAACTGCTTCAAGCAGATGAAGTGTTTTTAACCTCCACCACAAGTGAGGTTATGCCTATCATTCAAGTGGATGATACCGTATACCATAATGGTAAACCTGGACCGATTACGTTAAAATTGCAACAAGCTTTTCGAGAAGCTGTAAAAATAGAGGTACAAACGACAGAAAAAGCTTAG
- a CDS encoding exodeoxyribonuclease III has product MKLVSWNVNGLRACVKKGFLEYFHSVDADIFCVQETKLQEGQIELSLDGYHQYWNYAMKKGYSGTAVFTKIKPLNVTYGLDEESSDEREPEGRIVSLEFDSFFLINVYTPNSQRDLARLPFRLDWEDRFFSYVKKLDAKKPVIVCGDLNVAHHEIDLKNPKSNRGNSGFTEEERGKMTRMLQFGFTDSFRYFYSDAKDKFTWWSYMNKVRERNIGWRIDYFIVSNRMQNSLISADIHGHVMGSDHCPVILELNREKVGE; this is encoded by the coding sequence ATGAAATTAGTATCTTGGAATGTTAATGGATTACGAGCATGCGTGAAAAAAGGCTTTTTAGAATATTTTCATAGCGTGGATGCAGATATTTTTTGCGTTCAGGAGACAAAATTGCAGGAAGGCCAAATTGAGCTATCACTAGATGGGTATCATCAATATTGGAATTATGCTATGAAAAAGGGCTATTCAGGGACAGCAGTATTTACGAAAATAAAACCGCTTAACGTTACATATGGTTTAGATGAGGAGTCATCTGATGAGAGAGAACCGGAAGGAAGAATAGTATCCTTAGAGTTTGACTCATTCTTCTTAATCAATGTTTACACGCCAAATTCACAAAGGGATTTGGCTAGACTACCATTTCGACTGGATTGGGAAGACAGATTTTTTTCATATGTTAAGAAATTGGATGCCAAGAAGCCAGTCATCGTTTGTGGAGATCTGAATGTTGCACACCATGAAATAGATTTAAAAAACCCGAAATCCAATCGCGGTAATTCTGGTTTTACCGAGGAAGAAAGAGGGAAAATGACTAGAATGCTTCAGTTCGGTTTTACCGACAGCTTCCGCTATTTTTACAGTGATGCTAAGGATAAATTTACATGGTGGTCCTATATGAATAAGGTAAGGGAGCGGAACATAGGGTGGCGAATTGATTATTTTATTGTGTCAAATCGCATGCAAAATAGTTTAATCTCAGCAGATATTCATGGGCATGTAATGGGAAGTGATCACTGCCCTGTTATACTAGAGCTGAATAGAGAAAAGGTAGGGGAGTAA
- a CDS encoding DUF899 family protein has translation MNQTEVLSEIQKLQEDIMEKKQRLAEMMRNVAPKKVKNYVFKSFRQGDVSLLDLFEEKDELIVVHNMGKSCMYCTTWADGLNGLYHHIRRKAAFVVSTPDSTEVQENVAAERSWVFPMVSTKDTTFKEDTGFAKDNLYYPGVSIFSKDKEGNIYKHADAPFGPGDDFCAVWPLFDMLPSGYSNYKPHKKINDRSAFQLTNNIAVQVSDYEKAVDFYEKTFGMQKIKNKENETQFIINGVNFFIEDSASSKGKVFFEFAVEDIKEAMHDLMEKGCTMTKEYNEKSVMMKDPYGLHFHLFEM, from the coding sequence GTGAATCAAACAGAAGTTTTGTCTGAGATTCAAAAACTACAAGAAGATATTATGGAAAAAAAGCAACGATTGGCGGAGATGATGCGAAATGTTGCACCTAAGAAAGTGAAGAATTATGTTTTTAAGTCGTTTCGACAAGGTGACGTTTCGCTTTTGGACTTATTTGAAGAAAAAGATGAACTGATTGTTGTACATAATATGGGAAAAAGCTGCATGTATTGCACGACTTGGGCAGATGGCCTTAACGGACTATATCATCATATTAGAAGAAAAGCTGCTTTTGTCGTCTCGACTCCTGATTCCACAGAGGTACAAGAAAATGTTGCCGCAGAAAGAAGCTGGGTTTTCCCAATGGTATCAACAAAAGACACCACATTTAAAGAAGATACTGGCTTTGCTAAAGATAACTTGTACTATCCTGGAGTGTCCATTTTTTCAAAAGACAAAGAAGGCAATATTTATAAGCATGCGGATGCTCCTTTTGGACCTGGTGATGACTTTTGTGCCGTGTGGCCATTATTTGATATGCTGCCATCAGGCTATTCAAATTACAAACCGCACAAAAAAATCAATGACCGTTCTGCCTTTCAGTTAACAAACAACATCGCTGTTCAAGTAAGTGACTACGAGAAAGCGGTGGATTTCTATGAAAAGACATTCGGCATGCAAAAGATCAAGAATAAAGAAAATGAAACACAGTTCATCATCAATGGCGTAAATTTCTTTATTGAAGATAGTGCGTCGTCAAAAGGAAAGGTATTTTTTGAATTTGCAGTAGAGGACATAAAAGAAGCCATGCATGACCTAATGGAAAAGGGCTGCACGATGACAAAGGAGTATAACGAAAAGAGTGTGATGATGAAGGACCCGTATGGCCTTCACTTTCATCTCTTTGAAATGTAA
- a CDS encoding ferredoxin family protein — protein sequence MEGDEVMSEQKKYQTIEEKQYLVRFNADTKSHLTVMDEDICLTKCPDKICTIFCPAEIYKWEEIRMHVGYEGCHECGSCRIGCPHQNIKWEYPKGGHGIVFRLA from the coding sequence ATGGAAGGTGATGAAGTAATGAGTGAACAGAAAAAATATCAAACTATCGAAGAAAAACAATATCTTGTTCGTTTCAATGCTGACACCAAATCACACTTAACGGTAATGGATGAGGACATATGCTTAACAAAATGTCCAGATAAAATATGTACGATTTTCTGTCCAGCAGAAATTTATAAATGGGAAGAAATACGAATGCATGTTGGCTATGAGGGCTGTCATGAATGCGGTAGCTGTAGAATAGGCTGTCCTCATCAAAATATTAAATGGGAATATCCAAAGGGTGGGCACGGAATCGTGTTCAGACTAGCTTAG
- a CDS encoding FAD-dependent oxidoreductase — translation MPEKFDCIVVGAGPAGISCAYELAKGGANVLLLERGEYPGSKNVMGGVLYRKMMEDIIPDFHKEAPLERPVVEQRFMMMDKESAVTFGYKGLEWAQEPYNNFTVMRAKFDQWFANKAVEQGALLVNETVVLECIVENGKVVGVRTDRPDGEVYADVVVLADGVNSLLGKSLGFHKEYRPDEVALATMEIIKLDAKTIEERFNLEKNQGCTIELFGDATKGILGTGFLYTNKDTLSIGVGTLLSGLIEHKIRPYELLEYVKNHPMVRPYLAGGEPVEYLAHLIPEGGLKSMGRIVADGVVVVGDAAQLVNAIHREGSNLAMTSGRLAAQTILEAMAIGDFSESTLDQYRVNLMKSFVGQDMKKYKDSTHHFNKFPQYFDQYIPMVNKAASQMFTVDGKSKWEKQKKIWKDLGSPKEKLKLARDAYRAWKVMK, via the coding sequence ATGCCAGAAAAGTTTGATTGTATCGTGGTTGGTGCCGGACCTGCCGGCATATCCTGTGCTTATGAACTTGCAAAGGGCGGAGCAAATGTATTATTGCTAGAAAGAGGAGAGTACCCTGGCAGTAAGAACGTGATGGGTGGGGTTCTGTACCGAAAAATGATGGAGGATATTATTCCAGATTTCCATAAGGAAGCACCACTTGAACGCCCAGTCGTGGAACAACGCTTTATGATGATGGACAAAGAGTCCGCTGTGACCTTTGGGTATAAGGGTCTGGAATGGGCACAGGAACCGTACAATAATTTTACCGTAATGCGGGCAAAATTTGATCAATGGTTTGCCAACAAAGCAGTAGAACAAGGGGCGCTTCTCGTTAATGAAACAGTAGTGTTAGAATGCATCGTAGAAAACGGGAAGGTAGTTGGCGTCCGCACTGACCGCCCTGATGGCGAGGTATATGCAGATGTAGTTGTGCTGGCGGATGGTGTCAATTCTTTACTCGGAAAATCACTTGGCTTTCATAAAGAATACCGTCCGGATGAGGTAGCACTTGCCACCATGGAAATCATCAAACTAGATGCCAAAACAATTGAAGAAAGATTCAATCTCGAAAAAAACCAAGGCTGCACGATTGAATTATTTGGTGATGCAACAAAAGGAATTCTAGGCACAGGTTTCTTATATACAAACAAAGATACACTAAGTATCGGAGTTGGAACACTTCTATCTGGGCTAATTGAGCATAAAATAAGACCATATGAGCTTTTAGAATATGTAAAAAATCATCCAATGGTCCGACCATACCTAGCAGGCGGAGAACCTGTGGAGTATTTGGCACACTTAATCCCAGAGGGTGGACTGAAATCTATGGGACGTATTGTGGCAGACGGGGTGGTAGTTGTTGGGGATGCGGCACAACTTGTCAATGCTATTCATCGCGAAGGCTCCAACCTTGCTATGACTTCAGGAAGACTTGCAGCCCAAACGATTCTTGAAGCAATGGCTATAGGTGATTTCTCTGAAAGCACCCTTGATCAGTACCGAGTAAACCTTATGAAGAGTTTTGTCGGACAGGATATGAAAAAGTACAAGGATTCCACCCATCATTTTAATAAGTTTCCGCAATATTTTGATCAGTACATTCCAATGGTTAACAAGGCTGCTAGTCAGATGTTTACAGTGGATGGAAAATCTAAATGGGAAAAACAGAAAAAGATATGGAAGGATCTTGGTTCTCCAAAAGAAAAACTTAAATTAGCTCGAGACGCTTACCGGGCATGGAAGGTGATGAAGTAA
- a CDS encoding electron transfer flavoprotein subunit alpha/FixB family protein: MNFEEYHGVWVFMEEKEGKIAPVSLELLGAGRKLADKRGTELAGVLIGSDITHLASTVFEYGADTVYVYDQPIFELYRTESFMKALLHCSEKYKPEIILYGATSTGKDLASAVATDLPTGLTADTTELDVEVDTGLLLASRPAFGGNIMATILCKKYRPQMATVRPKVMKALQQEKGRTGKLVKETIAIKEEDMRTKVLEIVRHTTKKIKIDEADIIVAGGKGLGSAQGFDLIHTLANTLGGVVGASRDVVEAGWVEHHHQVGQTGVTVTPKIYFAIGISGAIQHIVGMKNSGLIIAINKDPEAAIFQSCHYGIVGDAFEIVPALIQAFKQALHGEEVEV, encoded by the coding sequence ATGAACTTTGAAGAATACCACGGTGTCTGGGTTTTCATGGAAGAAAAGGAAGGGAAGATTGCTCCAGTGTCCCTTGAATTGCTAGGTGCGGGGCGAAAGTTAGCAGACAAAAGAGGCACGGAACTTGCTGGCGTTTTAATCGGGAGCGATATCACTCATCTTGCTAGCACCGTTTTCGAATACGGTGCGGATACCGTGTATGTGTATGACCAGCCAATATTTGAGCTTTACCGAACAGAGTCTTTCATGAAAGCCCTTCTTCATTGTAGTGAAAAATACAAACCAGAAATCATTCTTTACGGAGCAACATCTACAGGAAAGGACCTGGCTAGTGCCGTTGCAACGGACCTACCAACAGGTCTTACGGCAGATACCACAGAACTTGATGTGGAAGTGGATACCGGATTACTTCTAGCAAGCCGCCCGGCATTCGGTGGAAACATCATGGCGACGATTCTCTGTAAAAAATATCGACCTCAAATGGCGACTGTGAGGCCTAAAGTGATGAAGGCTCTCCAACAGGAAAAAGGTCGAACAGGTAAACTGGTTAAGGAAACAATAGCTATTAAAGAAGAAGATATGCGAACCAAAGTGCTGGAAATTGTCCGCCATACAACCAAGAAAATTAAAATAGATGAAGCCGATATTATCGTCGCTGGCGGAAAAGGGCTCGGCAGTGCACAAGGCTTTGACCTTATTCATACCCTGGCGAATACCCTTGGCGGAGTAGTTGGCGCAAGTCGGGATGTAGTGGAGGCGGGATGGGTGGAGCATCATCATCAGGTTGGACAAACCGGGGTTACTGTTACACCAAAAATCTATTTTGCAATAGGAATTTCAGGGGCCATTCAACATATTGTTGGGATGAAAAATTCCGGACTAATTATTGCCATCAACAAGGATCCAGAGGCTGCGATTTTCCAGTCCTGCCACTATGGGATCGTTGGAGATGCCTTTGAAATAGTTCCTGCATTGATTCAAGCTTTCAAGCAAGCTTTACATGGAGAGGAGGTTGAGGTGTAG
- a CDS encoding electron transfer flavoprotein subunit beta/FixA family protein: MLHIVACIKQVPDTKVIKMNPKTNTMDRASAPAILNPYDAHAVEEAVRLKNKYGGTVSVLTMGPPPAVKAIRKCIEIGADEGYMISDRAFAGADTLATSYALTKALDKIGEIKPIDLIICGKMTIDGDTGQVGPGIARRLDIPPLTSVNKVVEVNKDEANMVVHRKLEDGYEVIRTSLPCLLAVEKEINDVPYSTFPNMLKAARYQPHIWSVNDLDEIDRKQLGLKGSPTIVAKVWAPPKPEGGKILEGSPEEQVQQLISVLLEKKELFAEMRGLE, encoded by the coding sequence TTGCTTCATATTGTTGCCTGTATTAAACAAGTTCCGGACACCAAGGTAATAAAAATGAACCCCAAAACAAACACCATGGACCGGGCGAGTGCCCCAGCAATTTTAAATCCATATGACGCACATGCAGTAGAAGAAGCCGTGCGTTTAAAAAACAAATACGGCGGAACCGTGTCCGTCTTAACAATGGGACCACCACCAGCAGTGAAAGCCATCCGAAAATGCATAGAAATTGGTGCGGATGAGGGATATATGATTTCTGACCGAGCATTTGCAGGCGCTGACACCCTAGCTACCAGCTATGCACTAACAAAAGCCTTAGATAAAATTGGTGAGATAAAACCAATTGACCTTATCATTTGCGGCAAGATGACCATTGATGGAGATACAGGTCAAGTTGGGCCTGGAATTGCAAGACGTCTTGACATACCGCCACTTACCTCTGTAAACAAAGTAGTAGAAGTAAATAAGGACGAAGCGAACATGGTCGTTCACAGGAAGCTAGAGGATGGCTACGAGGTTATTCGTACCTCCTTACCATGCCTGCTAGCAGTAGAAAAAGAAATAAATGACGTTCCTTACTCCACTTTTCCTAATATGTTAAAGGCTGCCAGGTATCAGCCGCATATCTGGTCTGTGAACGATTTAGATGAAATTGACAGAAAACAGCTTGGCTTAAAAGGATCACCTACGATCGTTGCAAAAGTGTGGGCACCTCCTAAACCAGAAGGCGGAAAAATTTTAGAAGGTTCTCCCGAAGAACAAGTACAACAACTAATATCCGTATTACTTGAAAAGAAAGAGTTGTTTGCGGAAATGAGGGGATTAGAATGA
- a CDS encoding NUDIX hydrolase — MSDKWIEWIKQLQAIAQAGLTYSKDKYDMERFAQLREISVEMMEDRTGVPKEKLRTIFANETGYQTPKVDVRAVVFKDGKLLLVKEQQDGAWALPGGWGDIGYSPKEVAVKEVYEEAGLHVEPGKLLAVMDKKCHPHPTSPYHVYKMFIRCEIIGGKAQAGMETLNVDFFGRDELPELSIDRNTYTQLQKMFAYYDNPNMEVYAD, encoded by the coding sequence ATGTCAGACAAATGGATAGAATGGATCAAACAGCTTCAAGCAATTGCTCAAGCAGGGCTAACTTATTCCAAAGATAAATACGATATGGAGAGGTTTGCGCAACTAAGGGAAATTAGCGTGGAAATGATGGAGGATAGAACGGGAGTACCAAAAGAAAAGCTTCGAACCATTTTTGCAAATGAAACTGGCTATCAGACCCCAAAAGTTGATGTAAGGGCTGTTGTCTTTAAAGATGGAAAGCTTTTATTAGTAAAAGAACAACAGGACGGGGCATGGGCATTACCTGGTGGATGGGGAGACATTGGTTACTCTCCCAAAGAGGTTGCGGTAAAAGAGGTCTATGAAGAGGCTGGCCTACATGTAGAACCTGGAAAACTTTTAGCTGTAATGGACAAAAAGTGTCATCCACACCCTACATCTCCCTACCATGTTTATAAAATGTTTATCCGTTGTGAAATAATTGGAGGGAAAGCGCAGGCAGGTATGGAAACCTTGAATGTAGATTTCTTTGGAAGAGATGAACTTCCAGAGTTGTCCATAGATCGAAATACATATACCCAATTACAGAAAATGTTTGCTTATTATGACAATCCCAATATGGAAGTGTATGCGGATTAA
- a CDS encoding LysR family transcriptional regulator → MDFNWLQTFVVAAEHSNFRKTAELLFLSQPTVTVHIKLLEKTVGAKLFERVGRKVILTEEGRRFLIHAKDLLKGYEAGLRDIQTIQQGFQSSFIIGISPSIADTILPFVLKQFIKKHPTIEITVKIIESTFIEEALFEETVDFGLSCLDAIASPIISYPVSSDTLVLVVPHDGYDLERGSPMDEELIFKEYSFLTHNHPGYWDDLCQQIKIKYPNTKMMKVSQTHITKRFIIEGLGASILPRSTVRRELLEGSLLEVNVHSISLPEIGTYALMKYEHSIQKEFLTFISKYHF, encoded by the coding sequence ATGGACTTTAACTGGCTCCAAACATTTGTAGTGGCAGCAGAGCATAGCAACTTTCGAAAAACTGCAGAGCTTCTATTTTTATCTCAACCTACCGTGACTGTTCATATTAAACTTTTAGAAAAAACGGTTGGGGCAAAGCTATTTGAACGAGTGGGGAGAAAGGTCATTCTTACGGAAGAGGGGAGAAGGTTTCTTATTCATGCGAAGGATCTTTTAAAGGGGTATGAAGCAGGATTAAGAGACATTCAAACGATACAACAAGGCTTTCAATCATCTTTCATCATTGGAATTTCCCCTTCAATAGCAGATACTATTTTACCTTTTGTGCTAAAGCAATTTATCAAAAAGCACCCTACCATTGAAATAACTGTCAAAATTATTGAATCCACATTCATTGAGGAAGCACTTTTTGAGGAGACAGTTGATTTTGGTCTATCTTGTCTGGATGCTATAGCTTCTCCAATCATCTCTTATCCCGTTTCTTCTGATACGCTCGTACTCGTTGTACCTCATGATGGTTATGATTTAGAACGAGGTTCGCCAATGGATGAAGAATTAATTTTTAAGGAATATTCATTTCTCACTCATAATCATCCAGGTTACTGGGATGATCTTTGTCAGCAGATTAAAATAAAATACCCGAATACCAAAATGATGAAGGTTTCTCAAACACATATCACCAAACGATTTATTATCGAGGGCCTTGGTGCTTCCATTCTTCCTCGCTCGACCGTTAGACGCGAGCTTTTAGAAGGGAGTTTATTGGAAGTGAATGTACATTCTATCAGCTTACCAGAAATCGGTACCTACGCCTTAATGAAATACGAACACTCTATTCAAAAAGAATTTCTTACTTTTATATCAAAATATCATTTCTAA